In the Mesorhizobium sp. WSM2240 genome, TGCATTGGCGGTTCCCTACGCTCCTATCCGGATGCGGGCTTGGCAGTTCATCTCCTTCGTGCATTATCTGTGCCAACATTGTGGCCTCCGCTACTGCTAGAAATTCGGTTGGTTGCTTCTGAAAGCTTTGTCTCAATGACCGGATTTGTCGGCTTGCCGACACTGTCGCGTTGCAACGCTTCCCGACATTGTCGCGTCGCAACCGCGTCGCGCTCATTCACTCCCGAACCGCTTCAGAACGGACTCGAACGGGACGAAGGTGCGGCCCGGCGTGGCAGGTTTGTGCGGATCGTGGTCTTTGAGAACCTTGAACACCCGGTGCGTGAGCGGAGAGGAGGTCGCGAACTCCTCGTAGGCGCGTTGCAGCGTCGCGCGCACGCGCGCAGCGATCACCAGGTCGGGCAGACCGGAGAAATCTTCTTCGGCAAGATATTGGCCAACGCGCTTCATGATGTGGAGCCGCGAGACATTGAGCACCTTCGGGTCATAGGTGACACCAAGGACTGTGAAGAACTCCTCCGCAGCCGACAGGCCTTTCAGCCGCGCGAGGATGCCTGTGACATCGATGGGACGGCCGTCAGCAGAACAACTCATTGCATTCTCCCTGGTCGGAAACTGGTAGTGTCGGGCTGTTCGTCGCTCGGCTGACCTGCAGCCGCGAAATTCACGGTTCGAGGCAATGAATCGCGAGATGCCCGTTCATCTGCTGCCAGGCATAAATCTGATTGAAGGTCTTCGGCACCTCGCTCAGCTGGCCCAGAACCGCGAAAGCCACGCAGCCTCTCCACGATTGCGGGCAGGACCTCGAGCACACGGTCGGCGTCCGCTTCGCCGTTGTAGCGCGACAAGGAGAAGCGGACTGCCGCGTGTGCCACCTTCATCGCCCTCAGCACATGGCTCGGCTCCAGTGAACCGGAGGTGCAGGCTGAGCCGGAGGAACAGGCGATGCCCACGCGGCTGAGGAGTAGTGGGATTGCATCGCCTTCGTTGTATTCGAAGACGATGTTTGCGGTGTTCGGCAACCGCTCCAGCGGATGGCCAGTGACGAAGGTGTTTGGAATGCGCCGGAGGATGCCCTTCTCCAGGCGATCGCGGAGCGACTTTACCCGTGTGTTCTGGTCATCCATGAATTTCAAGGCCAGTTCGGCTGCCATGCCGAGCCCGACTATGCCGGGCGTATTCTCGGTGCCCGCACGACGATCATGCTCTTGGTGACCCCCCTTGATCAGCGAGCGGAAGGGCACGCCACGTTTTACATAAAGTGCGCCGATCCCCTTCGGGCCGTGCAGCTTATGGCCGGAGAGCGACAGCATGTCGATTGCCGTCGATTTCAGGTCCATCGGAAGCTTACCGACCGCCTGCACAGCATCGGTATGGAAAAGGGCGCCAACTTCCTTGGCTAACTCAGCAAGCCTGGCCACGGGGAAGATCGTACCAGTCTCGTTGTTCGCCCACATGATCGAGACGATCGCCACGTGTGAGGTGAGAGCTGCCCTGTAGGCGTCGACGTCGAGCCCGCCACGGCGATCCACCGGGATCCTATGCACCTTGACGCCCCGTGTCTCCTCAAGATACGCGCAGAGCGTCAGCACTGCCGGATGCTCGACTGCGGAAGTCACGATCTCTGTTCGGTCAGGCATCACCTCGAGCGCCGAAACAATCGCTGCATTGTCGCTTTCCGTCCCGCCCGAGGTGAAGGTGATCTCACTGTCGAGCTCCGCGCCGATCAGTTCTGACAACTGCAGGCGCGCCTTTCTCACCGCCTTAGCGACGGAGGTCCCAAGACCATGCAGCGACGAAGGGTTGCCGAATTGATCCGTAAAGAACGGCAACATTGCTTGAACGACCTCGGGATCGACTCTTGTCGTTGCGTTGTTGTCCAGATTGATAAGCCTCATGGGTGCGATCCTCAGTTGACCGGAATGACGCCAAGCGCGAGGCCGGTCGGCTCATCGAGGCCTCTGGCGCATGCCGTTGATGGTGACGGAGCGAGCTGGAGCCGGCGCAGGCGCCCGACAGCTTGACGTAGACCTGGTCGTCCTCCTCATCGACCAGTTCGCAGTCGCCGCCGTCAGCCCGCAGGTAAGAACCCGCGACAGGGTTTTCGCTCGGTCGAGTTTGCACAGGCGCTGTGGCGTGTGGCAGGCGGGCGCTGACGGCGGGCGAGCCGCCATTGCAGCGTCGCAGTTTGGCGGCCGGCAGCTTCGGGTGCCGCTGGCAATTGAACTGTTTCGGGTGGCGACGATCTCCACATCCTGCCGCAAGCGATCGCCGGCTCCAAAATCGACTTTCGACCTTGGCTTGTTCTTGAGGGCGTGGACGTCTGTTGTGCCGGCGGTACAAGCCTCCGCTGCCGTGATGAGGCATTCGGCGGCCATCGCACTCGCACAAGCACTTGCTCGATTGCTTCGAAGCATGCGAGCCACCCGCAGCCGGCCCTTGTGTAGCGCGTGACCTGCTCGATAGTGGTGTGCCTGTCCATACGACGGCCCGCTCGATCATCCCTTGATCGACACCGAAGCATTCGCGGGCGAGGGCGCGTTGCTCGTGATCGCCGCCCCACTGCTCGCTATAATGGTTGGCGATGGCAGGTTGCAGCGTTTCATAACTCATCACTCCGCAATGCGTCCTCTTCGGCGGCAGGCAACCGAGACTGTCCGCAATGCTATGATTGATGATGGGGAACGCTCTATCGGCACTTTTGCCGAGGACGAGTCCAGTAAGCGCCGACGAGGAGGCAATCGCGGAGCCGCGGCCGAAGGTCTGGAACTTCGCGTCCGTGATCCTTTCCGTCACCGGATCGATGCTCATCATAAACTTAAGCGGATACTCCCAGGCGATGGCGCCATCCTCACCGGCTGTATTGGCTCTCTCCAGAAC is a window encoding:
- the nifW gene encoding nitrogenase stabilizing/protective protein NifW; this encodes MSCSADGRPIDVTGILARLKGLSAAEEFFTVLGVTYDPKVLNVSRLHIMKRVGQYLAEEDFSGLPDLVIAARVRATLQRAYEEFATSSPLTHRVFKVLKDHDPHKPATPGRTFVPFESVLKRFGSE
- the nifS gene encoding cysteine desulfurase NifS, translated to MDNNATTRVDPEVVQAMLPFFTDQFGNPSSLHGLGTSVAKAVRKARLQLSELIGAELDSEITFTSGGTESDNAAIVSALEVMPDRTEIVTSAVEHPAVLTLCAYLEETRGVKVHRIPVDRRGGLDVDAYRAALTSHVAIVSIMWANNETGTIFPVARLAELAKEVGALFHTDAVQAVGKLPMDLKSTAIDMLSLSGHKLHGPKGIGALYVKRGVPFRSLIKGGHQEHDRRAGTENTPGIVGLGMAAELALKFMDDQNTRVKSLRDRLEKGILRRIPNTFVTGHPLERLPNTANIVFEYNEGDAIPLLLSRVGIACSSGSACTSGSLEPSHVLRAMKVAHAAVRFSLSRYNGEADADRVLEVLPAIVERLRGFRGSGPAERGAEDLQSDLCLAADERASRDSLPRTVNFAAAGQPSDEQPDTTSFRPGRMQ
- a CDS encoding iron-sulfur cluster assembly scaffold protein translates to MWGCGDKADECFLNPKSVSVLERANTAGEDGAIAWEYPLKFMMSIDPVTERITDAKFQTFGRGSAIASSSALTGLVLGKSADRAFPIINHSIADSLGCLPPKRTHCGVMSYETLQPAIANHYSEQWGGDHEQRALARECFGVDQGMIERAVVWTGTPLSSRSRATQGPAAGGSHASKQSSKCLCECDGRRMPHHGSGGLYRRHNRRPRPQEQAKVESRFWSRRSLAAGCGDRRHPKQFNCQRHPKLPAAKLRRCNGGSPAVSARLPHATAPVQTRPSENPVAGSYLRADGGDCELVDEEDDQVYVKLSGACAGSSSLRHHQRHAPEASMSRPASRLASFRSTEDRTHEAYQSGQQRNDKSRSRGRSSNVAVLYGSIRQPFVAAWSWDLRR